A region of Desulfuromonas sp. TF DNA encodes the following proteins:
- a CDS encoding YcxB family protein, with the protein MSETIIILNYRLTRELWQQFLDAHFSSNPTLKMRYLWGVLCIMIGALGFGGFYHSPVIASLLLATGLFAVLSKHLLVAKSLRTACRHPFFGEELTVAISQDELSVRSGTSGYRQPWNNFVGYRKRAPGFLLYHDRSAFFFVPEGVMSAGQARRFKDILDAAGVPDLSGS; encoded by the coding sequence ATGTCCGAAACAATCATCATCCTCAACTACCGCCTCACCAGGGAACTCTGGCAACAGTTCCTGGATGCCCATTTCAGCAGCAACCCCACGCTCAAAATGCGCTACCTGTGGGGCGTACTCTGCATCATGATCGGCGCGCTCGGTTTCGGCGGGTTCTATCACTCGCCCGTCATCGCCTCGCTGCTTCTTGCCACCGGCCTGTTCGCTGTTTTGTCAAAACACCTGCTGGTCGCCAAATCCCTGCGTACAGCCTGCCGTCACCCCTTCTTCGGCGAAGAGCTGACCGTGGCGATTTCGCAGGACGAGCTCTCGGTGCGCAGCGGGACGTCCGGTTACCGCCAGCCCTGGAATAATTTCGTAGGTTACCGGAAACGGGCTCCCGGTTTCCTGCTCTATCACGACCGGAGCGCCTTCTTCTTCGTCCCCGAGGGCGTCATGAGCGCCGGTCAGGCCAGGCGATTCAAGGATATTCTCGATGCGGCCGGTGTGCCGGACCTCTCCGGAAGCTGA
- a CDS encoding NAD(P)-dependent oxidoreductase, which produces MSSLQGKTLFITGASRGVGKAIALRAAADGANIVIAAKSVRSRDRLPGTIYSAAEEIEAAGGRALPVQTDIRDEEQIRHAVEKGVEAFGGIDILVNNASAISLTGTRETPLKRFDLMFGVNVRGTFACSQACLPHLERAANPHILNLSPPLNMNPRWFRDHVAYTMSKYGMSLCVLGMAEEFRPAGIAVNALWPRTVIATAALAMLGGAVKPEQCRTPEILADAAHAILTRDSRQCTGNFFIDDEVLAEDGITDLDRYAVQPGEPLFPDLFLDT; this is translated from the coding sequence ATGTCCTCCCTCCAAGGCAAAACCCTCTTCATCACCGGCGCCAGCCGGGGCGTCGGCAAGGCCATCGCCCTGCGGGCAGCCGCCGACGGCGCCAACATCGTCATCGCCGCCAAATCGGTGCGCTCCCGCGACCGCCTCCCCGGCACGATCTATTCAGCCGCCGAGGAGATCGAAGCCGCCGGCGGGCGAGCCCTGCCGGTGCAGACCGACATCCGCGACGAGGAGCAGATCCGGCACGCCGTCGAGAAGGGGGTGGAGGCCTTCGGCGGGATCGACATCCTCGTCAACAACGCCAGCGCCATCTCCCTGACCGGCACCCGCGAAACCCCCCTCAAGCGCTTCGACCTGATGTTCGGGGTCAACGTGCGCGGCACCTTCGCCTGCTCGCAGGCCTGCCTACCCCACCTGGAAAGGGCCGCCAACCCCCACATCCTCAACCTCTCCCCGCCGCTGAACATGAACCCCCGCTGGTTCCGGGACCATGTCGCCTACACCATGTCCAAGTACGGGATGAGCCTATGCGTACTGGGAATGGCGGAAGAATTCCGCCCGGCCGGAATCGCCGTCAACGCCCTCTGGCCCCGCACCGTCATCGCCACCGCCGCCCTCGCCATGCTCGGCGGCGCCGTCAAACCCGAGCAGTGCCGCACCCCCGAAATCCTCGCCGACGCCGCCCACGCCATCCTCACCCGCGACAGCCGCCAGTGCACCGGCAACTTCTTCATCGACGACGAGGTACTGGCCGAGGATGGGATCACCGATCTCGATCGGTACGCCGTCCAGCCGGGCGAGCCCCTCTTCCCCGATCTCTTCCTGGATACCTGA
- a CDS encoding histidine phosphatase family protein → MELYLMQHGRAVPEEENPEQPLSREGVAQIQATAAAMKRMGIAFDVIVCSPKKRSRQSAALVAEGVNYPYSDIVETETVKATAPPDEAVSFLRGFGREKRVLVAGHLPSLARIASLLLGGDTSVRVRFENGGLCRIDAAELKPGEGELVFLIPAEQMKMLAGK, encoded by the coding sequence ATGGAACTTTATCTCATGCAGCACGGCCGGGCGGTGCCGGAAGAGGAGAATCCGGAGCAGCCGCTGAGCCGGGAGGGGGTGGCGCAGATCCAGGCGACGGCGGCCGCGATGAAACGGATGGGAATCGCCTTCGACGTCATCGTCTGCAGCCCGAAGAAACGCTCCCGCCAGAGCGCTGCCCTGGTCGCCGAGGGGGTGAACTACCCTTACAGCGACATCGTGGAGACGGAGACGGTCAAGGCGACGGCTCCGCCTGATGAGGCCGTTTCTTTCCTGCGCGGATTCGGGAGGGAGAAAAGGGTGCTGGTCGCCGGGCACCTGCCGTCCCTCGCCCGCATCGCCTCCCTGCTGCTGGGCGGCGACACCTCAGTGCGGGTCCGTTTCGAGAACGGCGGCCTGTGCCGCATCGACGCGGCGGAGTTGAAACCCGGAGAGGGGGAGCTGGTGTTTCTGATTCCGGCGGAGCAGATGAAGATGCTGGCGGGGAAATAG
- a CDS encoding IclR family transcriptional regulator, whose protein sequence is MASYEKNSAYNILSVSHAIDLLEQFLGNMDELGLADLSRSLQLPQTRVSRLLSTLRSRNFIEQDPVTEKYRLGFKTFELSKAAIRQLSTLDISRSIMESLVRECNETACMSFLKDSCIVNLGVVESKHPLRVMPRIGSQLPAYCTAGGKSQIAFFEEETLRRYVLDCQFQQYTPYTITDRQQLETHLRKIAHKGYAVQLDELEIGLRSVGAPIRDNTSRIVGAITLLGPSLRFSDGRIASELVPLVTRGAADISARLGYLQAS, encoded by the coding sequence ATGGCTAGTTACGAAAAAAATTCTGCATACAACATCCTCTCTGTTTCCCATGCCATCGATCTCCTTGAGCAGTTCCTTGGAAACATGGACGAACTCGGGTTGGCCGATCTGAGCCGATCTCTGCAGCTTCCCCAAACCAGGGTTTCCAGATTGCTGTCCACTCTGAGATCGCGCAACTTTATCGAGCAGGACCCCGTGACGGAAAAGTACCGCCTCGGCTTCAAAACCTTTGAGTTGAGCAAAGCGGCTATTCGACAGTTGAGCACTCTTGATATATCGCGTTCCATCATGGAGTCGCTGGTCAGGGAATGCAACGAGACGGCCTGCATGTCCTTTCTGAAAGATTCGTGTATCGTCAACCTGGGCGTTGTCGAAAGTAAACATCCCCTGCGGGTGATGCCGCGAATAGGTTCGCAGCTTCCTGCCTACTGCACAGCGGGCGGCAAGTCACAGATCGCCTTTTTTGAGGAGGAGACACTCAGGAGGTATGTCCTTGACTGCCAGTTTCAACAATACACGCCATACACCATTACCGACCGTCAGCAGTTGGAGACTCACCTCCGGAAGATTGCACACAAGGGGTACGCCGTTCAACTCGACGAGCTGGAAATAGGGCTAAGAAGTGTAGGAGCACCTATTCGGGATAATACCTCAAGGATTGTCGGGGCAATTACCCTCCTGGGACCGTCTCTTCGGTTCAGCGATGGACGTATCGCTAGTGAACTTGTTCCGCTCGTAACCCGGGGAGCAGCGGATATTTCTGCAAGACTCGGATATTTACAAGCGTCATGA
- the hypE gene encoding hydrogenase expression/formation protein HypE, which produces MKSDIILLGHGSGGKLSHQLLDEIIIPALSGVARRDQNDAAVLTHGGGRLAFTTDSYVVDPIFFPGGNIGDLAVNGTINDLAMSGARPLAISVGLILEEGLPLADLRTILSSMKEAAETAGVAIVTGDTKVVPRGKADKIFINTSGIGVFDHEFDIRGSGARLGDKILINGTIGDHGMAVLASREGLDLQSDIRTDSASLHHLVVAILAAGGSAVHALRDPTRGGVATTLKEIALQSEIDITLDESSLPVSDAVGGACAILGLDPLYVANEGKLLAVVAPEAAEGVLAAMRHRPEGKGTAIIGEVTGASSGKVFMRTAIGGLRAIEMLSGEQLPRIC; this is translated from the coding sequence ATGAAATCCGACATCATCCTCCTCGGCCACGGCAGCGGCGGGAAACTCAGTCACCAGCTTCTCGACGAGATCATCATCCCCGCCCTCTCCGGAGTGGCCCGGCGGGACCAGAACGACGCCGCGGTTCTGACCCACGGCGGCGGGCGGCTCGCCTTCACCACCGACTCCTACGTGGTCGATCCGATCTTCTTCCCCGGGGGGAACATCGGCGATCTGGCCGTCAACGGCACGATCAACGACCTGGCCATGAGCGGCGCCCGCCCGCTGGCGATCAGCGTCGGGCTGATCCTGGAGGAAGGCCTCCCCCTTGCCGATCTGCGGACCATCCTCTCCAGCATGAAGGAGGCGGCCGAAACCGCCGGCGTGGCCATCGTCACCGGCGACACCAAGGTCGTCCCCCGGGGGAAGGCCGACAAGATCTTCATCAACACCTCCGGGATCGGCGTCTTCGACCACGAGTTCGACATCCGCGGCAGCGGCGCCCGTTTGGGGGACAAGATCCTCATCAACGGCACCATCGGCGACCACGGCATGGCCGTCCTGGCCAGCCGCGAGGGGCTTGATCTGCAATCCGACATCCGGACCGACAGCGCCTCCCTCCACCACCTCGTCGTCGCCATCCTCGCCGCCGGGGGGAGCGCCGTCCACGCCCTGCGCGACCCCACCCGCGGGGGCGTGGCCACCACCCTCAAGGAAATCGCCCTCCAGTCGGAGATCGACATCACTCTGGACGAATCCTCCCTGCCGGTGAGCGACGCCGTAGGCGGCGCCTGCGCCATCCTCGGCCTCGACCCGCTTTACGTCGCCAATGAAGGAAAGCTGCTGGCCGTGGTCGCACCCGAGGCCGCCGAAGGAGTTCTGGCAGCCATGCGGCATCGTCCCGAGGGGAAGGGGACGGCGATCATCGGAGAAGTCACCGGCGCCTCCTCCGGCAAGGTTTTCATGCGCACCGCCATCGGCGGCCTGCGGGCCATCGAGATGCTTTCGGGGGAGCAGCTGCCCAGGATCTGCTGA
- a CDS encoding 6-phosphofructokinase → MAPYKGTIGILTGGGDVPGLNPAIRAVTIRALREGYRVLGIRRGWAGLVDLVPEKDFDNSSNVQVLTEDIVNRAGRTGGTFLHTSRTRPSHLPSGIVPPHLRDKYADEINDITPEVLKNLEFLGIDFLIPIGGDDTLSYAERLHEEGVKVVAIPKTMDNDVPGTDYCIGFSTCVTRTIELTHRLRTSAGSHERLLVIEVFGRYAGFTALLPTMAGAADRCLIPEHPFEVEELTEILVQDRNRHPSKYAVVLVSEGAKMLHEQEMSFESAEVDQYGHRKLGGVGDKVSAQLKELSPRFNNGRRINVLNQRLGYLVRCGDPDALDSIVPMAFGNIAFDLVLQGTSGRLISIHNGCYDNMPIDVVTGHKKIVDVSKYYNVGRFRPRYETFLRQPLFIMTSDF, encoded by the coding sequence ATGGCACCTTACAAAGGCACTATCGGCATTCTGACGGGCGGAGGCGATGTGCCGGGGCTCAATCCGGCCATCCGCGCCGTCACCATTCGCGCCCTGCGTGAAGGATACCGGGTTCTGGGGATTCGCCGGGGGTGGGCGGGGCTCGTCGACTTGGTCCCCGAGAAGGATTTCGACAACAGCAGCAATGTGCAGGTGCTGACCGAGGACATCGTCAACCGGGCGGGGAGAACGGGAGGGACCTTCCTCCACACCTCGCGCACCCGGCCGAGCCACCTCCCAAGCGGAATCGTGCCGCCGCACCTCAGGGACAAGTACGCCGACGAAATCAACGACATCACTCCCGAGGTCCTCAAGAACCTGGAATTCCTGGGGATCGATTTTCTCATCCCCATCGGAGGGGACGACACCCTGAGCTATGCCGAGCGTCTGCACGAGGAAGGGGTCAAGGTGGTGGCCATCCCCAAGACCATGGACAACGACGTGCCCGGCACCGACTACTGCATCGGATTCTCCACCTGCGTCACCCGCACCATCGAGCTGACGCACCGCCTGCGGACCTCGGCCGGCTCCCATGAGCGGCTTCTGGTCATCGAGGTCTTCGGCCGCTATGCCGGCTTCACCGCCCTGCTCCCCACGATGGCGGGAGCCGCCGACCGCTGCCTGATCCCCGAGCATCCTTTCGAGGTCGAGGAGCTCACGGAGATCCTGGTCCAGGACCGAAACCGCCACCCCAGCAAATACGCGGTTGTGCTGGTTTCCGAAGGGGCCAAAATGCTGCACGAGCAGGAGATGTCTTTCGAAAGCGCGGAAGTGGACCAGTACGGGCACCGCAAGCTGGGGGGGGTCGGGGACAAGGTTTCGGCCCAGCTCAAGGAGCTCTCACCGCGTTTCAACAACGGGCGGCGCATCAATGTGCTCAATCAGCGTCTCGGATACCTGGTCCGCTGCGGCGATCCCGACGCCCTCGACTCCATCGTCCCCATGGCCTTCGGCAACATCGCCTTCGATCTCGTCCTGCAGGGGACCTCCGGGCGCCTCATCAGCATTCACAACGGTTGCTATGACAACATGCCCATTGATGTGGTCACCGGCCACAAAAAGATCGTCGACGTCAGCAAATACTACAACGTCGGCCGCTTCCGCCCGAGATACGAAACGTTTCTCCGGCAGCCTCTTTTCATCATGACCAGCGATTTCTGA
- the hypD gene encoding hydrogenase formation protein HypD, with amino-acid sequence MTYTREFRNPDVAKHLLERIADTVRDHAGSMTFMEVCGTHTMAIYQHGIRSLLPEKIRLISGPGCPVCVTPVDYVDHAVALARRPGTVIATFGDMVRVPGSTSSLVNEQAAGADVRIVYSPLDAVALAAKHPDRSVVFLGVGFETTAPTIAGSVIEAQRRGLDNYFVLCAHKTIPGPMAILADDPGLQVDGYLCPAHVSAIIGAEAYEPLARDHKVPSVVTGFEPLDMLQGVEMLARQVVAGEAKVEIQYSRVVKAGGNPKAREVLYRVFEPCDARWRGIGVIPGSGLGLRPEYAAFDAATRLPVEVEEPREHQGCACGEILKGKVTPRQCPLFRTACTPENPVGACMVSSEGTCAAEYKYGT; translated from the coding sequence ATGACATATACTAGAGAATTCCGTAACCCCGATGTCGCCAAACACCTCCTCGAAAGGATTGCCGATACCGTCCGGGATCACGCCGGCTCCATGACCTTCATGGAAGTCTGCGGGACCCACACCATGGCCATCTATCAGCACGGCATCCGCAGCCTGCTGCCGGAGAAGATCCGGCTGATCTCCGGCCCCGGCTGCCCGGTCTGCGTCACTCCCGTGGACTACGTCGATCATGCCGTGGCCCTCGCCCGCCGCCCCGGCACCGTCATCGCCACCTTCGGGGACATGGTGCGGGTTCCCGGCTCGACGAGCAGCCTGGTGAACGAGCAGGCCGCCGGCGCCGACGTGCGCATCGTCTACTCCCCCCTTGATGCCGTCGCCCTGGCGGCGAAGCATCCGGACAGGTCGGTGGTTTTTCTCGGCGTCGGCTTCGAGACGACTGCTCCGACGATCGCCGGCTCGGTCATCGAGGCGCAGCGGCGAGGGCTGGACAACTATTTCGTCCTCTGCGCCCACAAGACCATCCCCGGCCCCATGGCCATCCTCGCCGACGACCCCGGGCTGCAGGTCGACGGCTATCTCTGCCCCGCCCACGTCAGCGCCATCATCGGCGCGGAGGCGTACGAGCCTCTCGCCCGCGACCACAAGGTCCCCTCTGTCGTGACCGGCTTCGAGCCCCTGGACATGCTGCAGGGGGTGGAGATGCTCGCCCGGCAGGTCGTCGCCGGAGAGGCGAAGGTGGAGATTCAGTACAGCCGGGTGGTCAAGGCGGGAGGGAACCCCAAGGCCCGCGAGGTCCTCTACCGGGTCTTCGAGCCCTGCGACGCCCGCTGGCGAGGCATCGGCGTCATCCCCGGCAGCGGCCTGGGCCTGCGCCCGGAATACGCCGCCTTCGACGCCGCAACCCGCCTCCCCGTCGAGGTGGAAGAGCCCAGGGAGCACCAGGGGTGCGCCTGCGGCGAGATCCTCAAGGGGAAGGTCACGCCGAGGCAGTGCCCCCTCTTCCGCACCGCCTGCACCCCCGAGAACCCCGTCGGCGCATGCATGGTCTCCAGCGAGGGGACCTGCGCGGCGGAGTACAAGTACGGAACCTGA
- the hypB gene encoding hydrogenase nickel incorporation protein HypB — protein MCTDCGCEPAQHHHHDHDHGHSHGHGHHEHEHGHDAGAKTIRIEEDILGKNNRLAAGNRALFSEKGLFVLNLVSSPGSGKTSILERTLTDLGGRHSFAVLEGDQQTSNDAERIAATGVPVRQINTGAGCHLDAHMVGHGVEHFDLDAADLLMIENVGNLVCPASFDLGEDHKVAVLSVTEGEDKPVKYPNMFHAADVMLINKIDLLPYLRFDMEKCKDFARRVNPGIRIFELSCHSGEGMDAWYEWLAEGVKRKGR, from the coding sequence ATGTGCACCGACTGCGGCTGCGAGCCCGCGCAGCATCACCATCACGATCATGACCACGGTCATTCCCACGGTCATGGTCACCACGAGCACGAGCACGGGCACGACGCCGGCGCTAAAACGATCCGCATCGAGGAGGACATTCTCGGCAAGAACAACCGGCTGGCCGCGGGCAACCGGGCGCTCTTCTCCGAGAAGGGGCTCTTCGTCCTCAACCTGGTCAGCTCCCCCGGCTCGGGAAAGACGTCGATCCTGGAGCGGACCCTCACCGACCTCGGCGGCCGGCACTCCTTCGCCGTTCTGGAAGGGGACCAGCAGACCTCCAACGATGCCGAGCGCATCGCCGCCACGGGGGTGCCGGTGCGGCAGATCAACACCGGCGCCGGCTGCCACCTGGACGCCCACATGGTCGGCCACGGCGTGGAGCATTTCGATCTCGACGCCGCCGACCTGCTGATGATCGAGAACGTCGGCAACCTGGTCTGCCCCGCCTCCTTCGACCTGGGCGAGGACCACAAGGTCGCCGTCCTTTCCGTCACCGAGGGAGAGGACAAGCCGGTCAAGTACCCCAACATGTTTCACGCCGCCGACGTGATGCTGATCAACAAGATCGACCTGCTCCCCTACCTGCGCTTCGACATGGAGAAATGCAAGGACTTCGCCCGCCGGGTCAATCCGGGCATCCGCATCTTCGAGCTCTCCTGCCACAGCGGCGAGGGGATGGACGCCTGGTATGAGTGGCTGGCTGAGGGAGTGAAAAGAAAAGGACGGTGA
- the hypA gene encoding hydrogenase maturation nickel metallochaperone HypA, with protein sequence MHELGITQSIIEIAERHAMEGGARKVLSLTVEIGELSGVVPEAVEFAFEACSRGTLLEESKLIIESIPGRARCGDCRRETGIDRYSFACPSCDAFALEILQGEELRIKEMEVD encoded by the coding sequence ATGCACGAACTCGGAATCACACAGAGCATCATCGAAATCGCCGAAAGGCACGCCATGGAGGGCGGCGCCCGGAAAGTTCTGTCCCTGACCGTCGAAATAGGCGAGCTCTCGGGGGTCGTTCCCGAAGCGGTCGAATTCGCCTTCGAAGCCTGCTCCCGGGGGACCCTGCTGGAAGAAAGCAAGCTGATCATCGAAAGCATCCCGGGCCGCGCCCGATGCGGCGACTGCCGCCGAGAGACCGGTATCGACCGCTACAGCTTCGCCTGCCCGTCCTGCGACGCTTTCGCCCTGGAAATCCTGCAGGGCGAGGAGCTGCGCATCAAGGAAATGGAGGTCGACTAG
- a CDS encoding HypC/HybG/HupF family hydrogenase formation chaperone — protein sequence MCLGVPMQVMSIDGETAVCEIDGVRREASLMMVDGVSVGDFVIIHAGFAIEKLDEENARETLQIFRELLARGAMPE from the coding sequence ATGTGTCTAGGCGTACCTATGCAGGTGATGAGCATTGACGGGGAGACGGCGGTCTGCGAGATCGACGGCGTCCGGAGGGAGGCGAGTCTGATGATGGTCGACGGCGTGTCCGTGGGGGATTTCGTCATCATCCACGCCGGGTTCGCCATCGAGAAGCTGGACGAGGAGAACGCCCGGGAGACCCTGCAGATCTTCCGAGAGCTGTTAGCCCGGGGGGCAATGCCGGAATGA
- a CDS encoding acetyl-CoA hydrolase/transferase family protein, whose protein sequence is MTNLSITRGNFKQAYQQKLCTPAEAASTVKSRDHLCFPLGVGEPTLMVRALAARKHELEGVVVNQQHHLCSDYFTEDSVPHIKVNAWFISHVSREAVQKGWADFVPNHFHEVPKLLRDYWPVDVAGTVVSPMDEYGYFTCSLSVGYTMEAVRKARKVVVQVNPNAPRTHGNCHIHISEVDHIIECDEPLKELDIPPVSTVEEAIGGYIAERIKDGSTLQLGWGGIPNAVCTALLKKRDLGVHTELISDGIADLMLAGAVNNSRKTINRGKTLGTFALGTKRLFEFMHENPVVEMHPVDYVNDPCVIGQIDNMVSINATIQVDLLGQCCSESFGHLQWSGTGGQADFARGANRSRGGKGFICTAATAKNGKVSCIVPTLAPGASVTTSKNDVDHVVTEFGVAKLRGQTARQRALNLINIAHPDFRGELMEAARKMNRI, encoded by the coding sequence ATGACAAATCTATCAATCACCAGAGGAAACTTTAAACAGGCCTATCAGCAAAAACTCTGCACACCGGCAGAAGCTGCGTCAACAGTGAAGTCAAGAGACCATCTCTGTTTTCCTCTCGGGGTCGGAGAACCGACCCTCATGGTCAGGGCGCTGGCGGCTCGCAAACATGAGTTGGAGGGTGTTGTCGTCAATCAGCAGCATCATCTCTGTTCCGATTATTTTACAGAGGACTCGGTTCCACACATCAAGGTTAACGCCTGGTTCATCAGCCACGTGTCTCGCGAAGCGGTTCAGAAGGGTTGGGCTGACTTTGTTCCCAATCACTTTCACGAAGTTCCCAAACTGCTGCGTGACTACTGGCCCGTCGACGTGGCGGGGACGGTCGTGTCCCCCATGGATGAGTATGGCTACTTTACCTGCAGTCTCTCCGTCGGCTACACCATGGAGGCTGTGAGGAAAGCAAGGAAGGTCGTGGTGCAGGTGAACCCCAATGCTCCCCGCACGCACGGCAACTGTCACATTCACATCTCCGAGGTCGACCATATCATCGAATGCGACGAGCCGCTGAAGGAACTGGATATCCCTCCGGTTTCCACGGTAGAAGAGGCCATCGGAGGGTACATTGCGGAACGCATAAAGGATGGCTCAACCTTGCAGCTCGGCTGGGGAGGCATACCTAATGCAGTCTGCACTGCATTGCTCAAGAAGAGGGATTTGGGGGTACACACGGAGTTGATTTCCGACGGTATCGCCGATCTCATGCTCGCCGGCGCGGTCAACAATTCACGCAAAACAATCAATCGCGGCAAGACCCTCGGAACCTTTGCCCTTGGAACAAAGCGCCTCTTCGAATTCATGCATGAAAACCCCGTAGTCGAGATGCATCCGGTTGATTATGTCAACGATCCTTGTGTGATCGGACAGATCGACAATATGGTTTCCATCAATGCCACCATCCAGGTCGATCTTCTCGGTCAGTGCTGTTCAGAATCCTTTGGGCATCTGCAGTGGAGCGGCACTGGCGGCCAGGCCGACTTCGCTCGGGGCGCCAACCGATCTCGCGGCGGCAAAGGCTTCATCTGCACGGCAGCGACCGCCAAGAACGGAAAAGTCTCATGTATCGTGCCGACCCTCGCGCCAGGAGCCTCCGTCACCACAAGCAAGAACGATGTAGACCATGTAGTGACCGAATTCGGGGTCGCCAAGCTCCGGGGACAGACCGCCAGACAACGCGCCTTGAACCTGATCAACATCGCCCATCCGGATTTCCGTGGAGAGCTCATGGAGGCGGCGCGGAAAATGAACCGTATTTAG